A DNA window from Melanotaenia boesemani isolate fMelBoe1 chromosome 6, fMelBoe1.pri, whole genome shotgun sequence contains the following coding sequences:
- the rbp5 gene encoding retinol-binding protein 5 has product MSKPNYSGTYHLVDIENMDAYLAALDINFALRKIVCLLKPTKEITHDPDTGAMKIRTLTTFKNFNMDFTIGKEFTEDLGPVDGRTCQTTVSWEGDKLVCVQRGEKEGRGWTHWLEGDKLHLEMRVQGIVAKQVFKKAD; this is encoded by the exons atgtctaaaCCAAATTACTCCGGCACATATCATTTGGTGGACATCGAAAATATGGACGCCTACCTCGCAGCTTTAG ATATTAATTTTGCTTTGAGGAAGATTGTGTGTCTGCTGAAGCCCACCAAAGAGATCACCCATGACCCGGACACAGGAGCCATGAAAATCCGCACTCTCACTACCTTCAAGAACTTCAACATGGATTTTACAATCGGGAAAGAATTCACTGAAGATCTGGGACCAGTGGATGGTCGTACCTGTCAG ACGACAGTGAGCTGGGAAGGAGACAAGCTAGTGTGTGTGCAGCgtggagagaaagagggaaggGGCTGGACTCACTGGCTGGAGGGTGACAAGCTGCATTTG GAGATGAGAGTTCAGGGCATCGTTGCCAAGCAGGTCTTCAAGAAGGCTGACTGA
- the LOC121641332 gene encoding tumor necrosis factor receptor superfamily member 5: MTCVEKNEDGCEYCPAGKYAQHKCNSTQQTKCIDCKPGTYTDSKNTLEKCLSCNVCIPSHRVHTVSNCTTSKDTVCECETGFFCSNDVCDHCQPLTKCPPGEGVKVKATRTTDTVCAKCEEGTYNNVTDYSSPCIAYNRCEEREGNTTTCGTYKSSCSWILPAGLWSGLVMTILIVTVVFILWRARRKSHRTENFRVPVTLVKIPLTPAVTPPDLSSHCQETCAIEDCKLPLFNPDNPTEVCSIKDSFDSSVPITPMKVSFSFVDSNHINGSGGYSKGNFFRLHSEPQEDEWCGAESPGIDQVSSMA; the protein is encoded by the exons ATGACATGCGTTGAGAAAAATGAGGATGGCTGTGaatactgtcctgcag GAAAGTATGCACAACATAAATGTAATTCTACACAGCAGACAAAATGTATTGACTGTAAACCTGGGACCTACACAGACTCAAAAAACACCCTGGAAAAGTGTTTGTCCTGCAATGTCTGTATACCCT cACACAGAGTGCATACAGTAAGTAACTGTACAACTTCGAAGGACACAGTTTGTGAGTGTGAGACTGGTTTCTTCTGTAGCAATGATGTGTGTGACCACTGCCAGCCACTGACAAAATGTCCTCCAGGGGAAGGAGTCAAGGTTAAAG CCACTCGAACAACTGACACAGTCTGCGCAAAGTGTGAAGAGGGAACCTACAACAACGTCACAGATTACAGCTCACCCTGCATCGCATATAACAG ATGTGAGGAAAGGGAGGGAAATACAACAACCTGTGGAACCTACAAATCTA GTTGCTCCTGGATACTACCTGCAGGTTTGTGGTCTGGACTTGTGATGACCATTCTCATCGTTACTGTTGTTTTCATCTTATGGAGAGCAAGACGCAAATCACACAGAACAG AGAATTTCAGGGTTCCTGTCACTCTGGTGAAGATTCCTCTAACACCAGCCGTCACTCCACCGGATCTGTCTTCTCACTGCCAAGAGACCTGCGCTATTGAAGACTGCAAATTACCCCTTTTCAATCCAG ACAACCCTACAGAAGTCTGCAGCATAAAAGACAGCTTTGACAGCAGTGTCCCCATAACACCAATGAAGGTTTCCTTTTCATTTGTTGACTCTAATCACATCAATGGAAGCGGAGGATACAGCAAAGGCAACTTTTTCAGGCTGCATTCGGAGCCACAGGAGGATGAGTGGTGTGGAGCAGAATCACCTGGAATAGACCAGGTGTCATCCATGGCATGA
- the c1s.2 gene encoding complement C1s subcomponent: MLRFSLLLLQLSCSAHSLLLGWVESPGYPSGYPPHSSLNWSRCAPKGQTLSIRLIHLDMEESQDCENDGIKVFSNENIISVLCGQRKYEELQTTVNPFLFSSPGGCLRLLFHSDYSNIKRHTGFKGFYTIQDFDECKDDPNTQCSHFCNNFIGGYRCSCRHGYHLAEDKQTCTVSCTEDLSGLTRGEISSTSWPGAYAENSNCQYTLSVQEDLQLELHFSEVFDVEQSSDGQCIDTLTVVTHSGTLGPFCGQTPPPPPLLTHSHHIHIRFTSDGFGTNKGFSLRFRTRDKVCGPVVTSHSSVTPQNPEYNRGQTVTVNCDVGYVVNTEGTKDLSLQYETTCQSTGVWTPSYPCEPLDCGLPLMREDSILQLVDSAGQKTQYNNAIQFVCNSEYYSLKGDDTYTCNASGIWVSASGMAEIPKCIEVCGTPSNEISRTGRILGGEKAELGEIPWQLLIKSPNRGGASLINDRWAVTAAHVVDGIEETSLELFGRFVALADTNKPDRFVINSRKIIVHPGYRKGIASNAQTNFDNDIALVRFSSRVKLGPNLLPICLPQVNMDVSVNELGTVSGMGMTDFNNQLRMISLFLKYAHITVLSQAECRNTPNKTMTFTDNMFCAGASGKDSCSGDSGGPFFTPMLSAGAGPYYLTGIVSWGAPCKEESITSQTNKGYYTKVANYVEWIKDTIEKEEHA, translated from the exons ATGTTACGATTCAG TCTCTTGCTTCTGCAGCTCTCCTGCTCGGCCCACTCACTGTTACTGGGATGGGTTGAGTCTCCAGGGTATCCCAGTGGCTATCCACCTCATTCTAGTCTAAACTGGAGTAGGTGTGCTCCCAAGGGTCAAACCCTCTCCATCAGGCTCATCCACCTGGATATGGAAGAAAGCCAAGACTGTGAAAATGATGGAATAAAG GTCTTCTCAAATGAAAACATCATTTCCGTTCTGTGTGGCCAAAGGAAATATGAGGAGCTTCAGACTACAGTAAATCCTTTTCTCTTCTCCTCTCCGGGTGGCTGCCTCAGGCTTCTGTTCCACTCTGACTACTCCAACATCAAGAGACACACTGGGTTCAAAGGGTTTTATACCATCCAAG ACTTTGATGAGTGTAAAGACGATCCTAACACCCAATGCTCCCACTTCTGTAACAACTTCATCGGAGGATACCGTTGCTCCTGTCGCCATGGTTACCACCTTGCTGAGGACAAACAGACTTGCACGG TGAGCTGTACAGAGGATCTTTCGGGGTTGACCAGAGGTGAAATATCCAGTACCTCCTGGCCTGGTGCCTACGCAGAGAATTCCAACTGTCAGTACACCCTGTCCGTGCAGGAGGACCTCCAGCTGGAGCTGCACTTCTCTGAGGTTTTTGATGTGGAACAGAGCTCTGATGGCCAATGCATAGATACACTGACG GTTGTAACTCACTCTGGGACCCTGGGGCCATTCTGTGGCCAaacccctcctccacctccacttctCACTCATTCACATCACATTCATATTCGTTTCACCTCAGATGGATTTGGCACCAACAAAGGTTTCAGTCTCCGCTTCAGGACCAGAG ACAAGGTCTGTGGCCCAGTGGTGACCTCACACTCCTCTGTGACTCCTCAGAATCCAGAATATAATCGTGGCCAAACAGTGACAGTAAACTGTGATGTTGGCTATGTTGTGAATACT GAAGGTACCAAGGATCTATCATTACAGTATGAAACGACCTGCCAAAGTACAGGTGTGTGGACTCCCAGTTACCCCTGTGAAC CTTTGGATTGTGGTTTGCCTCTGATGAGAGAAGACAGCATCCTTCAGCTGGTGGACTCAGCAGGACAAAAAACTCAATATAACAACGCAATTCAGTTTGTCTGCAATTCAGAGTACTACTCTCTGAAAGGAGATG ACACATATACATGCAATGCCAGTGGTATATGGGTATCAGCGAGCGGCATGGCAGAGATACCAAAGTGCATTGAAG tgtgTGGTACACCTTCAAATGAGATTTCACGTACAGGCAGAATTTTAGGAGGTGAAAAAGCAGAACTGGGAGAAATACCATGGCAACTTCTTATAAAATCTCCAAACAGAGGAGGAGCATCCCTTATTAATGACAGGTGGGCTGTCACAGCAGCTCATGTTGTGGATGGGATTGAGGAAACTTCCTTGGAACTCTTTGGTAGATTCGTGGCTTTAGCAGACACAAATAAACCAGATAGATTTGTCATCAATAGTCGCAAGATCATAGTACATCCCGGCTATAGAAAGGGTATTGCCAGCAATGCTCAGACTAATTTTGACAATGACATTGCTCTTGTAAGATTCTCCTCCAGAGTGAAACTTGGCCCAAACCTACTTCCCATTTGTCTGCCACAGGTAAACATGGATGTGTCGGTAAATGAGCTAGGCACGGTGTCAGGCATGGGGATGACAGACTTTAACAACCAGTTACGAATGATATCACTCTTCTTGAAATATGCACATATTACAGTATTATCCCAAGCTGAATGTAGGAACACACCAAACAAAACCATGACTTTTACTGATAACATGTTCTGTGCTGGAGCATCAGGGAAGGACAGCTGCAGTGGGGACAGTGGAGGTCCTTTTTTTACGCCTATGTTGTCTGCAGGTGCAGGGCCCTATTATCTGACAGGTATTGTGTCCTGGGGAGCCCCCTGCAAGGAGGAGTCCATAACTAGCCAAACTAACAAGGGTTATTACACCAAGGTGGCAAATTATGTAGAATGGATTAAAGACACAATTGAGAAAGAAGAACACGCTTAG